A genomic stretch from Terriglobus sp. RCC_193 includes:
- a CDS encoding diacylglycerol kinase family protein, whose protein sequence is MRSSLIYNPLSGTAHTPRQPVIDQIATMLTAFGFELSITATTHRGSAGQQAREAIANGARIIFVCGGDGTIHDALQGIAGTTAKLAIIPLGSANALCRELGIPLHPLRAAEAYQNTSQRELHVARCSTSQGERYFLIMAGAGPDGALMYRMLTMSRSRLGRWAYALHALYLLFRARFHQFQVRYQTPDAAWHTTSAISAIALRIGNLGGIFPGIARGASLNNEYMRLVLVRCPAFLSLPLWFLCSWLRLDRWNPYLQTADVQAFHCESSEGKVHAQADGEWIGTLPLSAELGQQTVTLLMPHVKQKQ, encoded by the coding sequence ATGCGAAGCTCTCTGATCTACAACCCGCTGTCAGGAACGGCGCATACTCCCCGTCAACCTGTGATCGACCAGATCGCGACCATGTTGACTGCATTTGGTTTTGAGCTTTCCATCACAGCCACCACGCATCGTGGCAGCGCAGGTCAACAGGCAAGAGAAGCGATCGCAAACGGTGCCCGGATCATCTTCGTCTGCGGAGGCGACGGCACCATCCACGACGCTTTACAGGGAATCGCAGGTACCACTGCAAAGCTGGCCATCATTCCGCTCGGCAGCGCAAACGCTCTCTGTCGCGAACTTGGCATTCCACTGCATCCTTTAAGAGCGGCGGAGGCTTATCAAAACACATCACAGAGAGAGTTACACGTAGCGCGCTGCAGTACATCGCAAGGCGAGCGTTACTTCCTCATCATGGCCGGCGCAGGCCCGGATGGCGCGTTGATGTACCGGATGCTCACCATGTCACGCAGCAGACTGGGCCGTTGGGCATACGCGCTGCATGCGTTGTATCTGCTATTTCGCGCACGCTTCCATCAGTTTCAAGTGCGTTATCAAACCCCTGATGCCGCATGGCACACAACCTCGGCAATCAGCGCAATAGCACTTCGCATCGGTAATCTCGGCGGCATCTTCCCCGGCATCGCACGCGGCGCATCCCTGAACAACGAATACATGCGACTCGTTCTCGTGAGGTGCCCGGCGTTCCTCAGCTTGCCACTGTGGTTCCTGTGTTCCTGGCTACGTCTCGATCGATGGAACCCGTATCTTCAAACGGCAGATGTGCAGGCATTCCATTGCGAGTCGTCAGAAGGCAAAGTCCACGCACAAGCGGACGGCGAATGGATCGGAACACTTCCGCTGTCAGCCGAACTTGGCCAGCAGACAGTGACCCTCCTTATGCCTCACGTAAAACAGAAGCAGTAA